One window of the Salvia miltiorrhiza cultivar Shanhuang (shh) chromosome 6, IMPLAD_Smil_shh, whole genome shotgun sequence genome contains the following:
- the LOC130989378 gene encoding potassium transporter 8-like, whose amino-acid sequence MILRRPVMDIEGWSPDNNPIKRESWRTVLTLAYQSLGVVYGDLSTSPLYVYKSTFAEDIQHSETNEEIYGVLSFVFWTLTLIPLVKYVFIVLRADDNGEGGTFALYSLLCRHARVSTLPNGQLADEDLYEYKKDGIASGSFRGLGLRLRSTLEKHRVLQRMLLILALFGTCMVIGDGVLTPAISVFSAVSGLELVVSKHHHQYIEVPVACVILVFLFYLQHYGTHRIGFLFAPIVIAWLFCISAIGVYNIIHWNPHVYKALSPYYMYKFLKKTRRDGWMSLGGILLCITGSEAMFADLGHFSQLSIKIAFSCVVYPSLILAYMGQAAYLSKHHIIESDYQIGFYVSVPEILRWPVLAIAILAAVVGSQAIITGTFSIIKQCCAVGCFPRVKIVHTSSKICGQIYIPEINWTLMLLCLAVTVGFRDTKHISNASGLAVITVMLVTTCLMSLVIILCWNRSVFLALCFIFFFGSIEALYFSASLIKFREGAWVPIALSFTFLAIMYTWHYGTLKKYEFDVQNKVSINWLLGLGPNLGIVRVRGIGLIHTELVSGIPAIFSHFVTNLPAFHQVLVLFCIKYVPVPHVRSNERFLVGRVGPKEYRVYRCIARYGYRDTIIDDVEFEKDLVCSIAEFIRSEVPECNGSSVHNLENEEKMTVIGTTSSHAKGIKLWDNEGGDPPSSSEDASSTTELGETVSPAGPRKRVRFLVPESPEIERGARSELRELMEAREAGMAFILGHCYVKAKPGSSLIKRLVVNVGYDFLRRNSRTPTYASSFPRASTLEVGMIYHV is encoded by the exons ATGATTTTGAGAAGGCCAGTGATGGATATTGAAGGCTGGAGCCCTGATAATAATCCCATAAAG AGAGAATCATGGAGGACTGTTTTGACATTGGCGTATCAGAGCTTGGGTGTTGTCTATGGCGATTTGAGCACTTCGCCTCTGTATGTATACAAGAGCACTTTTGCAGAGGACATTCAGCACTCAGAGACTAATGAGGAGATATATGGGGTTTTGTCATTTGTGTTTTGGACTTTAACTCTGATCCCACTTGTTAAATATGTGTTCATAGTGCTCCGAGCTGATGATAATGGTGAAGGGGGCACTTTTGCCTTGTATTCCCTCCTCTGCCGGCACGCGCGTGTCAGCACGCTGCCTAACGGCCAGCTCGCGGATGAGGATTTGTATGAATACAAGAAAGATGGGATTGCATCTGGCAGTTTTAGAGGCCTTGGTTTGAGATTGAGATCCACATTGGAAAAGCATAGGGTGCTGCAGAGGATGCTGCTCATTTTGGCCTTGTTTGGGACTTGTATGGTGATCGGAGATGGGGTTCTCACGCCTGCGATTTCGG TTTTCTCTGCAGTTTCCGGGTTGGAGCTCGTTGTGTCGAAGCATCATCACCAAT ATATAGAAGTCCCGGTTGCTTGTGTGATTCTGGTGTTCTTATTTTATCTTCAACACTACGGGACTCACCGAATAGGATTCCTCTTCGCACCGATAGTGATAGCATGGCTGTTCTGCATCAGTGCCATCGGAGTGTACAATATCATACACTGGAATCCACACGTTTACAAGGCGCTCTCTCCGTATTACATGTACAAATTCCTAAAGAAGACGCGAAGAGACGGCTGGATGTCGTTGGGCGGGATTCTGCTATGTATAACAGGTTCGGAGGCTATGTTTGCTGATCTTGGCCACTTTTCGCAGCTGTCCATCAAG ATAGCGTTTAGCTGTGTCGTCTATCCATCCTTGATCCTCGCTTATATGGGACAAGCTGCTTATCTTTCCAAACATCACATAATCGAGAGCGACTACCAAATTGGATTCTACGTCTCAGTACCCG AAATTTTACGGTGGCCTGTTCTTGCAATCGCCATTCTTGCTGCCGTGGTGGGAAGTCAAGCTATCATTACTGGGACCTTTTCGATCATCAAGCAATGTTGTGCAGTGGGTTGTTTTCCGAGGGTCAAAATAGTTCACACGTCGTCTAAAATTTGTGGCCAGATTTACATCCCGGAGATCAACTGGACTCTGATGCTGCTCTGTTTGGCTGTTACTGTTGGCTTTAGGGACACTAAACACATCAGCAATGCATCAG GTCTTGCAGTTATAACAGTTATGTTGGTAACAACATGCCTTATGTCTCTTGTGATCATCTTGTGCTGGAATAGAAGTGTCTTTCTAGCCCTCTGCTTCATATTCTTCTTCGGCTCCATTGAGGCGCTCTACTTCTCTGCGTCTCTGATCAAGTTCCGTGAGGGCGCTTGGGTCCCTATCGCGCTTTCTTTCACTTTCCTCGCGATAATGTACACGTGGCACTATGGGACACTGAAAAAGTACGAGTTTGATGTGCAGAACAAGGTCTCCATCAACTGGCTTCTAGGTTTGGGTCCGAACCTAGGAATCGTACGTGTCCGAGGGATCGGCCTCATCCACACGGAGCTCGTGTCCGGGATTCCGGCCATCTTCTCGCATTTCGTGACGAATCTCCCTGCCTTCCATCAGGTTCTGGTTTTGTTCTGCATCAAATATGTTCCTGTGCCCCATGTTAGATCCAACGAGAGATTCTTGGTCGGAAGAGTCGGGCCGAAAGAGTACCGGGTTTACCGATGTATAGCGCGATACGGATACCGCGACACGATCATTGATGACGTGGAGTTCGAGAAGGATCTAGTATGTAGCATAGCAGAGTTCATCCGATCAGAGGTGCCGGAATGCAATGGCTCGTCGGTACACAATCTCGAGAATGAAGAGAAGATGACCGTCATTGGGACGACGTCGTCCCATGCCAAAGGCATCAAGCTATGGGACAACGAGGGAGGAGATCCGCCCTCCTCGTCCGAGGATGCCTCGAGCACAACGGAGCTCGGGGAGACCGTCTCGCCAGCGGGTCCGAGGAAGAGGGTTAGGTTTCTCGTCCCAGAGAGCCCGGAAATCGAGAGAGGGGCGCGCTCCGAGCTACGGGAACTAATGGAAGCGAGGGAGGCGGGGATGGCGTTCATTCTAGGTCATTGCTACGTGAAGGCGAAGCCAGGGTCGAGCCTGATAAAGAGGCTCGTCGTCAATGTTGGCTACGACTTCCTCCGGAGGAACTCAAGAACCCCGACGTACGCCTCGAGTTTCCCCCGGGCGTCGACGCTAGAGGTTGGCATGATCTACCATGTATGA
- the LOC130989379 gene encoding uncharacterized protein LOC130989379, giving the protein MASSSNQVPYSRPETINRSTVEISTYYNIKYLSTVAGRLKDIGGFALENTFRQGCFGMLLDWAPGHKCNAALHHIVSRHLKITRDDTDEDICFYINGRRVYFTPRDFALVTGLPFGDDPFDTLVEPDLSQAVAYARFCHKPNMTVQDLSDKYFSTAQGVVDPDGGLYLCVAHLLVLYAFVLGVDLRRPVQSWTWALVEDLTAFSRFPWGSCAYRCLNYRLKSTTINIKKIKYHFYGPSWALFVWGLEVIPGLAKAIAICNAGIYPRFKRWTFVKSKADGLQALFETEESGIWEMSPDEYEATTHYWLSVVGLNADIGVQWPEPGVFGHRQVRARYSGGDRNKPTVEHQPRRRSARQDHGKHPRGQVVDTSSSSSHHEQSGGDHPVDSGRRSHSHRAPRPRHGEESTAPAPSQWSEQDWQRMQQMMRESEGWIARNVEESLFTRIKNWFEEKLDAMRCRCSHSTDVHVPRPAPRSHSERRREPEPEPESEPAQRTSSKAPSHHRSPAHESPAREVGYTTGDGMHTPQWQHDPFGGSTTFGDVQTPHMGVHQLPTFGESSSYGGPHYSWAEQGTSSAYPLDPPRSSMPILRDAGYSQAEMHEMWKQYSGGVSEAVAAVPLSIRAPEVPRRSHRQRNPSAALQSPYVHSAVPKPVEQQYVDGFERMMEASRRGCYQTVLAAESGHPLTYNFWTGMQNTRTDLTTNAVDMYMMTMRSRLIAHADLIAHSINIIFICYNNIWMMNSKTCWQLRALCSPRRQKNGL; this is encoded by the exons atggcttcttcttcaaaccaa GTCCCTTATTCGAGGCCCGAGACGATCAATCGTTCAACAGTTGAGATCAGTACGTACTACAATATTAAGTACCTGTCGACAGTAGCGGGGAGACTAAAAGACATTGGCGGTTTTGCACTGGAGAATACATTCAGGCAGGGGTGCTTTGGTATGTTGTTGGATTGGGCGCCGGGCCACAAGTGCAACGCTGCATTGCACCATATTGTCTCTCGTCATCTTAAGATAACGAGAGACGACACGGATGAGGACATCTGCTTCTACATCAACGGGAGGAGGGTTTACTTTACTCCGAGAGATTTCGCTCTCGTGACAGGATTGCCCTTTGGGGATGATCCTTTTGATACGTTGGTTGAGCCCGATCTGAGCCAGGCTGTAGCGTATGCACGATTTTGCCACAAGCCGAATATGACAGTGCAGGATTTGAGCGACAAATACTTCAGCACGGCCCAGGGAGTGGTGGACCCCGACGGCGGGTTATACCTCTGTGTGGCCCACTTGTTGGTGCTATACGCATTTGTATTAGGAGTGGACTTGCGACGACCCGTGCAGTCCTGGACTTGGGCTTTGGTGGAGGATTTGACGGCTTTTTCCAGATTTCCTTGGGGATCGTGCGCGTATAGGTGCTTGAACTACAGGTTGAAGAGTACcacaattaatattaaaaaaatcaagtaccACTTCTATGGTCCTTCTTGGGCCCTATTCGTTTGGGGTCTTGAGGTTATTCCCGGCTTGGCCAAAGCCATAGCCATATGTAATGCGGGGATATACCCTAGATTCAAGAGGTGGACGTTCGTGAAAAGCAAGGCTGATGGGTTACAAGCTTTATTTGAGACAGAG GAGAGCGGGATTTGGGAGATGAGTCCCGATGAGTACGAGGCCACGACGCATTACTGGCTATCGGTGGTAGGCCTCAATGCTGATATAGGGGTTCAGTGGCCAGAGCCGGGAGTCTTCGGTCATAGACAGGTTCGGGCGCGCTACAGTGGTGGGGACCGCAACAAGCCTACTGTTGAGCATCAACCACGGCGTCGCAGTGCGAGGCAGGATCATGGCAAGCATCCGAGAGGACAAGTAGTGGACACTTCATCGAGCAGCAGCCATCACGAGCAGAGCGGGGGAGATCACCCCGTAGATTCTGGTCGAAGGTCTCACAGTCACAGAGCCCCGAGGCCTAGGCACGGGGAGGAGAGTACAGCTCCTGCACCATCACAGTGGAGCGAGCAGGATTGGCAGCGCATGCAGCAGATGATGCGCGAGAGTGAGGGCTGGATAGCGAGGAATGTGGAGGAGAGCCTCTTCACGAGGATTAAGAATTGGTTCGAGGAGAAGTTGGATGCTATGCGTTGCCGATGCTCGCATAGCACTGATGTTCATGTGCCCAGACCTGCTCCACGATCTCACTCAGAGAGGAGACGCGAGCCCGAGCCCGAGCCCGAGTCCGAGCCGGCGCAGCGTACATCCTCAAAGGCCCCATCGCATCACCGATCCCCTGCACACGAGTCTCCTGCACGAGAGGTGGGATATACTACTGGTGATGGCATGCATACCCCGCAGTGGCAGCATGATCCGTTTGGTGGCTCGACTACTTTTGGGGATGTGCAGACTCCGCACATGGGTGTCCACCAGTTGCCCACATTCGGTGAGTCGAGTTCTTATGGTGGGCCACACTACTCATGGGCTGAGCAGGGCACTAGTTCAGCATACCCGCTTGACCCGCCTCGTTCTTCGATGCCGATCCTTAGAGATGCCGGATATTCTCAGGCAGAGATGCACGAGATGTGGAAGCAGTATAGTGGG GGAGTTTCTGAGGCAGTAGCTGCTGTTCCCCTAAGTATTCGTGCACCAGAGGTTCCACGTAGAAGCCACCGACAACGGAACCCGTCGGCTGCACTTCAATCACCATACGTGCACAGCGCCGTGCCAAAACCCGTCGAGCAACAGTATGTTGACGGGTTTGAACGTATGATGGAAGCTAGCCGCCGTGGATGCTACCAGACGGTGTTGGCGGCAGAGAGCGGGCACCCTCTCACATATAACTTTTGGACCGGGATGCAAAACACGAGGACTGACCTCACGACCAAT GCTGTTGATATGTACATGATGACGATGAGATCGAGGTTGATCGCGCATGCTGACTTGATCGCGCATtctattaatataatttttatttgctACAACAATATTTGGATGATGAATTCAAAGACTTGCTGGCAGCTGCGCGCGCTATGTTCCCCTCGAAGGCAGAAGAACGGCTTGTGA